The following coding sequences are from one Paenibacillus sp. JDR-2 window:
- a CDS encoding winged helix-turn-helix transcriptional regulator — translation MKQYCKFESALDILIGKWKPVILLQLLTNGTMRFSELLKAIPDINKRMLTQQLRELEYNDIVHREVYNQVPPKVEYSISEYGQGLSKVLQVMNDWGEDHIQHMELLHGAGLSGEKSE, via the coding sequence ATGAAGCAATATTGCAAATTCGAATCGGCACTCGATATATTGATCGGCAAGTGGAAGCCCGTTATTCTACTCCAGCTTCTTACCAACGGGACGATGCGTTTCAGCGAGCTTCTTAAAGCCATACCGGACATTAACAAACGAATGCTTACCCAGCAATTAAGAGAACTTGAGTATAATGACATCGTTCATCGCGAGGTGTACAACCAGGTTCCTCCAAAGGTCGAATATTCGATTTCGGAGTACGGTCAAGGATTAAGCAAAGTGCTGCAGGTTATGAACGATTGGGGCGAGGATCATATTCAGCACATGGAGTTGCTGCACGGGGCGGGACTTTCAGGGGAGAAGTCGGAATAA
- a CDS encoding DoxX family protein, with protein sequence MNITLWIIQALTALGFIFSGWLKAFQYEKAMASWGWVKDLSKGFVAFIGLAELLGSIGVFLPEALGIAPILTPVAAAALAVVVLLGAALHVARKEYRELGVNLVFFLLAALVAIGRF encoded by the coding sequence ATGAATATCACATTATGGATTATTCAGGCACTTACTGCCCTAGGTTTTATTTTCTCAGGTTGGTTAAAAGCTTTTCAATACGAAAAAGCTATGGCTTCTTGGGGTTGGGTCAAAGACCTTTCGAAGGGATTTGTCGCCTTTATCGGGCTGGCGGAACTGCTTGGAAGTATTGGAGTTTTTCTTCCCGAGGCGCTTGGTATTGCGCCAATCTTGACGCCGGTCGCGGCTGCCGCGCTTGCCGTTGTTGTCTTGCTTGGCGCGGCACTCCATGTTGCACGCAAGGAATACAGGGAGCTAGGCGTAAACCTTGTCTTCTTCCTGCTAGCCGCCTTGGTTGCCATTGGCCGTTTCTAA
- a CDS encoding SDR family oxidoreductase gives MAQRTWFITGISSGFGRHMTEQLLERGDRVAGTVRNLDVVDDLKEKYGDLLWAAHLDVTDTPAIYTVVNRAFDELGTIDIVVSNAGYGLIGAAEELTDEQITHQINTNLVGSIQLVRASLPHLRAQGGGRIIQLSTVGGQAAFAGGSLYHATKWGIEGFIEAVRQEVAPFNIGVTIVEPGGARTNFRHHSIKLASRMEAYDITPAAQARKIVEDKTAVSIGDPAKMAVIMIDSVDQHPAPKRIALGSDCYQVIHQALTGRLQELEAQKELAFSTDFPKED, from the coding sequence ATGGCACAACGGACTTGGTTTATTACGGGGATTAGCAGCGGCTTTGGCCGGCATATGACCGAGCAGCTTCTGGAGCGCGGCGACCGCGTGGCCGGTACGGTGCGTAATCTGGACGTGGTGGATGATCTTAAGGAAAAGTACGGCGATCTTCTGTGGGCGGCTCATCTTGACGTGACCGACACCCCGGCTATTTATACGGTTGTTAACCGGGCCTTCGATGAATTGGGTACAATCGACATTGTTGTCAGCAATGCGGGTTACGGCCTTATCGGCGCGGCGGAGGAATTGACGGATGAACAGATTACCCATCAGATTAACACCAACCTTGTTGGTTCCATACAGCTGGTACGGGCTTCCTTGCCACACTTGCGCGCACAGGGCGGAGGGCGCATCATACAGCTCTCAACGGTAGGCGGACAAGCCGCGTTCGCGGGCGGGTCGCTCTATCATGCGACGAAGTGGGGAATTGAGGGCTTTATCGAGGCCGTGAGGCAGGAGGTCGCTCCTTTTAATATCGGCGTTACAATCGTGGAGCCGGGCGGAGCGCGCACGAACTTCAGGCATCATAGCATCAAGCTTGCTTCTAGAATGGAAGCATACGATATCACTCCGGCAGCTCAGGCAAGAAAGATCGTAGAGGATAAAACAGCCGTCTCCATCGGGGACCCGGCCAAGATGGCAGTCATTATGATCGACAGCGTTGACCAGCATCCCGCACCCAAAAGAATTGCCCTTGGCAGCGACTGCTATCAGGTCATTCATCAGGCGCTGACCGGCCGTCTTCAGGAGCTGGAGGCGCAGAAGGAGCTCGCTTTCTCAACCGATTTTCCGAAGGAAGACTAA
- a CDS encoding TetR family transcriptional regulator — protein MRNAEATRERILEAAMDEFSTFGIAGARVDRIAKTAGCNKNLIYIYFENKETLFTTVLQKHLDQAFEGIPFSFDDIPGFAVNVFDFAMANPKIMRLLMWFTLEQNTVSSLPVRDVAHEHKIDKISKAQANGRISSALPPAFLLTSIMTIATSWAATNPFGPGLNPEAAKSHDALRESVVKAVELLLQAK, from the coding sequence ATGAGAAATGCCGAAGCGACGCGCGAACGGATTCTGGAAGCCGCCATGGACGAGTTCTCCACTTTCGGCATTGCCGGGGCACGGGTCGACCGCATCGCCAAAACCGCCGGCTGCAATAAAAATCTGATCTATATTTATTTCGAGAATAAAGAGACGCTCTTCACCACGGTTCTTCAAAAGCACCTCGACCAGGCGTTTGAAGGCATTCCCTTCTCGTTTGACGATATTCCGGGCTTTGCCGTCAACGTATTTGATTTCGCTATGGCGAATCCAAAGATTATGCGGCTTCTTATGTGGTTCACGCTGGAGCAGAATACGGTCAGCAGTCTCCCCGTACGCGATGTCGCCCATGAACACAAGATAGACAAAATAAGCAAAGCGCAAGCAAACGGCAGGATAAGCTCAGCCCTTCCCCCCGCTTTTCTTCTCACGTCCATTATGACGATTGCGACCTCTTGGGCGGCAACCAATCCTTTTGGCCCCGGACTCAACCCGGAAGCGGCGAAGAGTCACGATGCCCTGCGAGAATCCGTCGTCAAAGCAGTCGAGCTGCTGCTTCAAGCAAAATAA
- a CDS encoding aminoglycoside phosphotransferase family protein, giving the protein MIEITTELVRGLIGSQFPEWKDLEIMPVEKSGHDNRTYRLGNDMTVRLPSHERYASAVAKELIWLPVFKPLLSLPIPAPVAQGKPTAEYPLPWSVNRWLEGDTVTYANIRDLNEFAEDLAGFLKELEAIDAKDGIPAGIQNFHRGGNLAVYDSDSRPVIEKLGEEYDRKLLTEIWELALATKYEAAPLWLHGDVAVGNLLARNGQLSGVIDFGTMGVGDPSSDLVMAWNFFDEASRKVFLSAMNADQDTVNRARGWALWKALITYAWNEPGTEASDWGKRVIDVISCEYASL; this is encoded by the coding sequence ATGATTGAAATTACGACCGAGCTGGTGCGTGGATTAATTGGCAGTCAATTTCCGGAATGGAAGGACTTAGAGATAATGCCCGTGGAAAAAAGCGGACACGATAACCGTACCTATCGGCTGGGCAACGACATGACGGTACGCCTGCCGAGTCACGAACGGTACGCCTCGGCTGTTGCGAAAGAGCTGATCTGGCTTCCCGTGTTTAAGCCTCTCCTATCTCTGCCTATACCCGCTCCCGTTGCGCAAGGCAAGCCTACCGCGGAATATCCTCTTCCCTGGTCCGTTAACCGCTGGCTCGAAGGCGATACCGTTACGTACGCCAATATCCGCGACCTCAACGAATTTGCCGAAGACCTCGCCGGCTTTCTGAAGGAACTGGAAGCCATTGATGCAAAGGACGGCATCCCGGCAGGCATACAAAACTTCCATCGCGGGGGAAACTTAGCCGTATACGATTCCGACTCCAGACCGGTCATCGAGAAGCTGGGCGAGGAGTACGACCGGAAGCTTCTAACCGAGATTTGGGAGCTTGCCCTTGCGACGAAATATGAAGCGGCTCCGCTATGGCTTCATGGCGACGTAGCCGTAGGCAATCTGCTTGCGCGGAATGGCCAGCTGTCCGGCGTCATTGATTTCGGAACCATGGGTGTTGGCGACCCTTCCAGCGATCTGGTCATGGCATGGAACTTTTTTGACGAGGCCAGCCGCAAAGTATTTCTGAGCGCCATGAATGCCGACCAGGATACCGTTAACCGCGCACGCGGCTGGGCCCTATGGAAGGCGCTTATTACTTATGCCTGGAATGAGCCGGGCACGGAGGCTTCGGATTGGGGCAAGCGTGTTATCGATGTTATTTCATGCGAGTATGCAT